A stretch of the Aegilops tauschii subsp. strangulata cultivar AL8/78 chromosome 4, Aet v6.0, whole genome shotgun sequence genome encodes the following:
- the LOC109755187 gene encoding uncharacterized protein has product MQATARQVEDKECYSYTTNGAANGRPHRKNPAASSRLKPMPSKWDDAQKWLVGMSNGGGDGLHGGGGKAAKPRNSNADDRRLLSSSSQNGRISCSSVDGGIEYNMVAAPPTPPQLGEDDVGETKNMDCSMVRPHAHGSPVSVCLRDMGTEMTPIASKEPSRAATPLRSTTPVARSPIPSRSSTPGRRRQDAPPAGALGSDVVRTAEQPAVSNNAVGGGEADRDSDGGAVGGAPRANTLESRAAAWDEAERAKFMARYKREEVKIQAWENHEKRKAELEMKKIEMKAEQMKARAQEKLASKLATARRVAEEKRAVAEATLNEGAARTSEKADYIRRTGHLPSSFFSFRIPSLCG; this is encoded by the exons ATGCAAGCGACGGCGCGGCAGGTGGAGGACAAGGAGTGCTACAGCTACACCACCAATGGCGCGGCCAACGGGCGGCCGCACCGCAAGAACCCGGCCGCGTCCTCTAGGCTCAAGCCGATGCCGTCCAAGTGGGACGACGCGCAGAAGTGGCTGGTGGGCATGTccaacggcggcggcgacgggctgcacggcggcggcggcaaggccGCCAAGCCCCGCAACTCCAACGCCGACGACCGGCGCCTCCTGAGCTCCTCCTCGCAGAACGGCCGCATCTCCTGCAGCAGCGTGGACGGCGGGATCGAGTACAACATGGTGGCGgcgcccccgacgccgccgcagctGGGCGAGGACGACGTCGGCGAGACCAAGAACATGGACTGCAGCATGGTGCGGCCGCACGCCCACGGGTCGCCCGTGTCGGTGTGCCTGCGGGACATGGGCACCGAGATGACGCCCATCGCCAGCAAGGAGCCGTCCAGGGCGGCCACGCCGCTGCGCTCCACCACGCCCGTCGCGCGGAGCCCGATACCGTCCCGGTCGTCCACGCCGGGGAGGCGGCGGCAGGACGCGCCGCCCGCGGGCGCTCTTGGCTCCGACGTGGTCAGGACCGCGGAGCAGCCGGCGGTAAGCAACAATGCCGTCGGTGGCGGCGAGGCGGACAGGGACAGCGACGGCGGGGCGGTCGGCGGTGCTCCCAGGGCCAACACGCTCGAGTCCCGCGCGGCGGCCTGGGACGAGGCCGAGCGGGCCAAGTTCATGGCGAG ATACAAGCGCGAGGAGGTGAAGATCCAGGCCTGGGAGAACCACGAGAAGAGAAAAGCCGAGCTGGAGATGAAGAAAATAGAG ATGAAGGCGGAGCAGATGAAGGCGCGGGCGCAGGAGAAGCTGGCCAGCAAGctggcgacggcgcggcgggtgGCCGAGGAGAAGCGGGCGGTGGCGGAGGCGACGCTGAACGAGGGCGCGGCGAGGACGTCGGAGAAGGCGGACTACATCCGGAGGACCGGCCACCtgccctcctccttcttctccttcagAATCCCCTCCCTCTGCGGCTAG